A region from the Ciconia boyciana chromosome 1, ASM3463844v1, whole genome shotgun sequence genome encodes:
- the ADM2 gene encoding protein ADM2 — translation MRAPAPVALGCISLVLSLLELRACPPLPHGRAPKRRDPPDRRPSPAPLLGDHPGPRPPALLQPTGGPRHRLLVPRHGPKLIPRHGPRLAPRHGACLAPRHRLLIPRHRPKLIPRHGPRHGARRLILRHGPRHGSRHARGRRHALGRLQHAQLLRVGCVLGTCQVQNLSHRLWQLMGQSGRQDSSPMNPNSPHSYG, via the exons atgAGAGCCCCGGCGCCGGTCGCGCTGGGTTGCATCAGCCTGGTGCTGAGTCTGCTGGAGCTGCGCGcctgcccgcccctgccccacggccgcgCGCCCAAGCGCAG GGACCCCCCGGACCGGAgaccctccccggccccgctcctcgGGGACCACCCAGGACCGCGGCCCCccgccctgctgcagcccaccGGCGGCCCTCGGCACAGATTGCTCGTCCCACGGCACGGCCCGAAGCTCATCCCACGCCACGGACCCCGGCTCGCCCCCCGGCACGGTGCCTGCCTGGCCCCCCGGCACAGACTGCTCATCCCACGGCACCGCCCGAAGCTCATCCCGCGCCACGGACCGCGGCACGGTGCCCGCCGCCTCATCCTGCGGCACGGCCCGCGGCACGGCTCCCGGCACGCGCGGGGCCGCCGGCACGCGCTGGGGCGGCTGCAGCACGCGCAGCTGCTGCGGGTGGGCTGCGTGCTGGGCACCTGCCAGGTGCAGAACCTGAGCCACCGCCTCTGGCAACTGATGGGCCAGTCGGGCCGCCAGGACTCGTCCCCCATGAACCCCAACAGCCCCCACAGCTATGGGTGA